The DNA window TTGGCATTCGGGATGGGCTCAGGAATATTTTATTTGCACATTCCTTTTTTAACCATCAGCAATGGTCCGGCAATCACTTACAGAAGTATGCCCGGCTGGATCTTCAGTCGCACCTGCAAATCCTTAGGTGTAAAAGTACATCGTGAAAAATTCAGTAGTGAAGAAGCGGCAGTAAAATTTTTAGATAAAAAAGTAAAGGAAGGCGTTCCTGTTGGTTGTCAGGTTGGTGTTTTCAACCTTCCCTATTTCCCACCGGAATATCGTTTCCATTTCAATGCACACAATTTAATTGTTTACGGAAAAGAAAACGGAAACTATTTAATCAGCGACCCGGTGATGGAAACCGTAACACACCTTTCAGAAGAGGATATGCTAAAAGTTCGTTTTGCAAAAGGTCCCTTGGCTCCGAAAGGACATGTGTACTTTCCCGAACAAGTAGGAATTGTTACAGAGGAAATGATTCGCAATGGCATTATCAAAGGCATCAAACGCAGTTCACGTGACATGCTGCATATCCCCGGAAATATTGGTGGTGTAGCGGGAATTAAATATACCGCAAAAAAAATCAGAATCTGGAGAGATAAGTTAGGCCCAAGAAAAGCGGGTTTGTATCTAGGACAAATTGTGCGTATGCAAGAAGAAATTGGTACCGGTGGCGGAGGCTTCCGCTTTTTGTTTGCTGCATTTTTAGAGCAAGCACATCAGTATGTGAAACAAGATCAATTGTTACAAATCTCAGAAGATTTCACCAAAGCAGGTGATTTATGGAGAGCAAGTGCTGTGAATATGGGACGTATCTACAAAGGAAGATTGAATGAACAAAAAGATTTTGAAGAAAGTGCAGATTTATTAATGCAGATTTCCGATATCGAAAAACAAGCGTTTATTAAGTTGTCGAAAATAAAATTGGATTAGATTCTTACTATGCTAAGTCTCTTCAATCAAATAAAAATTAGCCACAGATTCACAGATTTTAAAATAAAAATTTTGGCTGATTTTGTTGGTTAATAAAAACTGATTGTGGACATAAAAATCTGCCTAAATTATAAACACATATAAATAATCTGCGAATCTGTGGCAAAAAAGACAAAACAATATCGAGAACTAGACTTCTTATGAATTCACAAACAGCTAAAAACTTTTCAGTATTTAAAGGCATTACAAAGCAAAAAAGCAAAAAATTGATTTCGGATTACCTTTTTAAACCCTTATATCAATTTTAGATTCTTTTGTCTTTTCTATCTTTGGCAAAAGAATTGCAAACCCCAACCAAACCAAAAATAATAATTATGAAAAAAGTAGTATTCGCATTAATCGCAGTAACATGTATGTTGTCTGCAACTGCACAAAAAAAAAAAATACGATAAACTGTATTATAAAAACATCCTTCTGGAAACAAGCGAAGTAACTATTTCGGTTGACAATGCTGTTTCAACAGACGGAGAAACAAAATTCAAATTAAAAATTACCAACAAAACGGCTGATTACATCATGTTCAAACCGGAAGAATGTAAATTCGTTGTCAACGGTAAAGAATCCAAACCATCAGAAAAACCAAAAACAATTGAACCCAATTCATCCGATTGGTTGATTGTAAATTTGAAAGGTGCTGGCTACAACAATGTAAGAAATTACAGCTTTGAAATTGGTGGATTATACAAAGTATCGACCAATGGAACTGTTGTTCCTGCAGCAGATTTCAGACTACCTGCAACAAAGAATGATTTCAAAGCCGGAAATTTCAGTTTAAACATGTCGAAGCTGACAAAAGAATCCGGTAAAACAGAAGCGAAATTTGATTGTGCATACAATGGTGATAAAGTAGCGATTGTATTCCCAAGCAAAATTGGATTAAAAATGCCTGATGGCAACGAATATGCATCGGTACAACCGAAAGGATTACTTGCTAAAAAAGGTCCGATTTTGATGACCAAAGGACAAATCGAAACCATTTCTGGAAACTGGGAACGCATGGAAGGTGGAAAAGCCATGGACATGCAAAAAGTAGAAATGTTCATTAAATGGAATGAAACATTTACAGAAGTAAGTCCGGAAAAATTAAAAAATGAAACCTTAACGTTTGAATTTGACGAAGCATTGACAGAAGCAAAAAAATAAATTGATGTGATGTTATAAAAAAAGCAGCTCTGAATTTTCGGAGCTGCTTTTTTTATTGGACATGTTTGACATCGAATTAGAAAATGGCTTATTAAAAATTTAATGTTAATTTTGGTATCACAATTGTTAAAACAATCGATATGAAAAAACACATCCTTTCTATCTTACTCATTCTTTGCATTTCATCATCGGCTTTCTCTCAGAAAAAAGAAAAAGTAATTAAGTACGAGAAAACCTTTTACAAAGATCAAACGATTGAAAACATGGATGTAAAAATCACCATTGATGATGCGGTGGCTACTCCTACCGGTATAAAATTCAAGATTACAATCATCAACAAATCCGGTGATTACATTATCTTCAAACCTTCCGAATGTGAATTCAGTATCAAAGGCAGCAAAGTAAAACCCATTGAAAAATGGCTGGTGATTCGTCCGGGCGATAGAGACTGGAGAATTGTTGACATCAAAGGCAATTATGTGGTACCGGAAAATTTTGAATTCTTAATGGCTGGACTTTATAAAGTAACAATCGATGCAGCCGGCAATGTAACTCCGGATTTTAAATTACCTCCTGCCAACAATGAATTTAAAACAGGCGAATTTTCAGTTGTTTTGGATGGCTTTAAAAAGAGACCGCAAAGACAGATGCTAAATTTAAAGTGTCATACAACGGTGATAAAATTGGAATTATTGAAACCAATAAAATCGCTACAAAAATGCCGGACGGGAAAGAGTTTGCTAATTATTTAAACGACAAACCCATCATTTTCGACAAAGGAAATAAAGATGATTTTAAGGTAGCATGGAAAGATATTCCAATTGACTCGGGAGATATGCAAAAAGTAGATATGACCATTATTTGGCGAGAAGCATTTAAAGAAGTAACGCCTTTAAAAATTCCGACAATCAATTTAACCATCCTTTTTGATAAAGAAACGAGCATGGCGAAAGGCCGATAATTTGTATGAAAAAAATTCTAGTTGTTTATTATACTCAAACCGGTCAGCTTCATAAAGCTTTAAAATCAACACTTGCACCCTTAGAAAAAGAGGCTGTTTCCATTGATTACTTGCAAATTGAACCTACAAAAGCATATCCCTACCCATGGAGTTACATGGACTTTTTTGATGTTTTTCCAGAAACCGTTCATGGGATTCCCACCGAATTAAAACCCTTTTCCATTGATCCAACCATTCATTACGATTTAGTGGTTATTGCATATCAACCTTGGTTTTTATCCATTTGCATACCCATCAATACCTTTTTGCAAACCGAAGAAGCAAAAAAATTATTGAAGGACAAACCGGTTGTAACGGTTTTGGCTTGCAGAAATATGTGGCTAAACGGACAGGAGAAAATGAAAGTGCATTTGAAAAATTTAGAGGCAAAATTGGTGGGAAACATCACCTTTGTTGATAAAGCGTCTAATTTGGTGAGCTTAGTTACTGTTTTGGCCTTTGTTTTAGGCGGTGTAAAGGAAAAATACATGGGCATTTTTCCGAAATATGGCGTATCGGATAAAGATTTGGAGGAATTGGCCCCTAAATTCGGAGCAATCCTTTTAAAACACTTGAAAAGCGGAGACTATGAAACCCAACAACAAGAATTGGTTGATGCAGGTGCTATCAATATTAAATCGAATTTATTGCTGATGGAAGGGCGAGGAAGAGATTTATTCCCGCTCTACGCCAATTATATTTCTAAAAAAGGCACATCCGGAAGTGCCGCGAGAAGAACCAGAGTTCGGATATTCGGCATTGTGTTGCCGACAGCCATTTTACTTCTTTCGCCTATCATCACCATCATATCCCGATTGGCACCCATCCTATTTCCTCAAAAAATAAAAAAACAAGTCGATTACTACTCCCAAAACACACTCCGCTAGTCGTTTAGTTATTTTTTCTGATTATCCAACATCAGCAATTTTATTTGAAAATAATGGCTCAAAGTACCCTCTAAATTGATAAATTACCTTATTTTTGCGTTTGCACGAAATTTTGAACATTATAGGACTATTTCTGTTCATTACTATAAACTAAACAAACGCATTTAATACAATTTATGGATAGATCAGTTTACATTAATCGTATTGCCAAATTTCTACCCGGCAATCCGATTAGTAATGAAGAGATGGAAGATTACCTGGGTGTTGTGGATGGAAGAAAATCACGTTCGAAGGCGATTATTTTACGTAACAATAAAATAAAAACGCGTTACTATGCACGTGATAAGGAAGGCAATAGCACTCATACCAATGCCGAACTTACAGCAGAGGCGATTAAAGCATTATGCACCAATGGATTTACCTTGGATCAGATCGAACTGCTAACAAGCGGTACCACTTCACCCGACCAATTATTACCTGCTCACGGGGTAATGGTTCATGGTTTACTAAAAACAAAACCAATTGAAGCAATTTCATTTTCCGGCTCTTGTTGTTCGGGAATGAATGCCTTGAAATACGCATACATGTCGGTGTTAACCGGCAACTCCAACAATGCCGTTTCTACCGGATCTGAAAAACTATCGACTTGGATGTCGTCACAAACATTTGAAGAAGAAGCACAAAAATTAAAAGAAGTAGAAGAAAATCCAATCATTGCTTTTGAAAAAGAATTTTTACGTTGGATGCTTTCGGATGGTGCAGCAGCAACACTGCTGAGCAACAAACCCAATCCGGATGGATTGTCATTAAAAATTGAATGGATTGAAATCTGTTCATTTGCAAACGAAGTAGAAGCATGTATGTATGTGGGCGGAGAAAAAGATGCAGAAGGAAACCTACATGGTTATAGCGAATTTACACCCAAAGAATGGTTGGAAAAATCAATCTTTGCGATGAAACAAGATGCTCGTTTATTAGACAAACACATTGCACAGTTAGGAACAAAAAAATACGTTGAGCTATTCAAAAAACACAATGTGGATCCACAAAGCATTGACTGGTTTTTACCACATATTTCATCTGAATATTTCCGTTCAAAAGTAGATGATGAAATGAAAAAATACGGTGTGGAATTACCGCAAGAAAA is part of the Bacteroidota bacterium genome and encodes:
- a CDS encoding BtrH N-terminal domain-containing protein, yielding MEKEFKHIQAAHCENGVATSLLRYHGLDFMTEPLAFGMGSGIFYLHIPFLTISNGPAITYRSMPGWIFSRTCKSLGVKVHREKFSSEEAAVKFLDKKVKEGVPVGCQVGVFNLPYFPPEYRFHFNAHNLIVYGKENGNYLISDPVMETVTHLSEEDMLKVRFAKGPLAPKGHVYFPEQVGIVTEEMIRNGIIKGIKRSSRDMLHIPGNIGGVAGIKYTAKKIRIWRDKLGPRKAGLYLGQIVRMQEEIGTGGGGFRFLFAAFLEQAHQYVKQDQLLQISEDFTKAGDLWRASAVNMGRIYKGRLNEQKDFEESADLLMQISDIEKQAFIKLSKIKLD
- a CDS encoding dialkylresorcinol condensing enzyme DarA; the protein is MKKILVVYYTQTGQLHKALKSTLAPLEKEAVSIDYLQIEPTKAYPYPWSYMDFFDVFPETVHGIPTELKPFSIDPTIHYDLVVIAYQPWFLSICIPINTFLQTEEAKKLLKDKPVVTVLACRNMWLNGQEKMKVHLKNLEAKLVGNITFVDKASNLVSLVTVLAFVLGGVKEKYMGIFPKYGVSDKDLEELAPKFGAILLKHLKSGDYETQQQELVDAGAINIKSNLLLMEGRGRDLFPLYANYISKKGTSGSAARRTRVRIFGIVLPTAILLLSPIITIISRLAPILFPQKIKKQVDYYSQNTLR
- a CDS encoding beta-ketoacyl-ACP synthase III, which gives rise to MDRSVYINRIAKFLPGNPISNEEMEDYLGVVDGRKSRSKAIILRNNKIKTRYYARDKEGNSTHTNAELTAEAIKALCTNGFTLDQIELLTSGTTSPDQLLPAHGVMVHGLLKTKPIEAISFSGSCCSGMNALKYAYMSVLTGNSNNAVSTGSEKLSTWMSSQTFEEEAQKLKEVEENPIIAFEKEFLRWMLSDGAAATLLSNKPNPDGLSLKIEWIEICSFANEVEACMYVGGEKDAEGNLHGYSEFTPKEWLEKSIFAMKQDARLLDKHIAQLGTKKYVELFKKHNVDPQSIDWFLPHISSEYFRSKVDDEMKKYGVELPQEKWFVNLTSVGNIGAASIFIAIEELMNSGKLKKGQKIAITVPESARFSYANALFTVV